The genomic stretch TGCCGATCCTGTCCTTCGTCGATACCGCCGGCGCCTTCCCGGGCATCGAGGCCGAGGCGCGCGGCCAGGCCGAGGCGATCGCCCGGTCGATCGAAGCCGGGCTCGAGGCCCCTGTCCCGTTCATCGCGACCATCATCGGGGAGGGTGGGTCGGGCGGGGCCATCGCGCTGGCCGCCGCCGACCGCATCGTGATGCTGGAGCACGCGATCTATTCGGTGATCAGCCCCGAAGGCTGCGCCTCCATCCTGTGGCGCGATTCGGCTCAGGCGGCGACGGCGGCCGAGGCGCTGAAGTTGACCGCCGACGACCTGCGCAAGCTGAACCTGGTGGATGCGGTGGTGCCCGAACCGCTGGGCGGGGCGCATCGCGACGCCATCGGCACCATTGCGGCGCTGGGCGAACGCATTTCGGAACTGCTGGAACCGCTGGTCGAGCTGGATGGCGCCACGCTGCGCGCGCGCCGACGCGAGAAATTCCTCGAAATGGGGCGAAGCGGGGTCATCTGAGCCCCGCGTGCTGCGC from Roseomonas fluvialis encodes the following:
- a CDS encoding acetyl-CoA carboxylase carboxyltransferase subunit alpha yields the protein MRHFLDFEKPIAELEGKIEELRRTTDAGGIDVADEVGKLRDKAQSLLKTTYAKLTPWQKAQVARHPDRPHATDYIDALIEDFTPLAGDRAYADDLAVVGGMGRFRGRAVMVLGTERGHDTDSRVKHNFGMARPEGYRKAKRLMELAGRFGLPILSFVDTAGAFPGIEAEARGQAEAIARSIEAGLEAPVPFIATIIGEGGSGGAIALAAADRIVMLEHAIYSVISPEGCASILWRDSAQAATAAEALKLTADDLRKLNLVDAVVPEPLGGAHRDAIGTIAALGERISELLEPLVELDGATLRARRREKFLEMGRSGVI